A window of the Lactuca sativa cultivar Salinas chromosome 5, Lsat_Salinas_v11, whole genome shotgun sequence genome harbors these coding sequences:
- the LOC111897955 gene encoding palmitoyl-acyl carrier protein thioesterase, chloroplastic yields the protein MTLMITTASILMNSSTYPGMISGKFGGTPGAMHKHPNIKLKRTSSWGLQFKAPAKVNTTKVGAMDWSMVDPGPNMVSDLGVERMIQDGLIFQEKICIRVYEAGPDRKASVETLMNHLLETSVNHMKKTGVIHDGLVSEEMSKHNLMWVLKKIQMVVDRYPKWGDIVQIDTWKTTHGKNGVCCNLTFRDCKTGEILVRASSFWLIMNKKTRKLSKFPNEVRAKLEKFFVNKPPLVEQATRTWSRSEDNINEHICKGLKARWTDLDISHHVNHVKYIGLILESVPKTIIERYEIDSMTLDYYQEFTKENILQSFTYILTNDNAKMSNFDIIDCQHLLQFEIDGDNSNIMKGMTRWRLKPGKK from the exons ATGACTCTTATGATCACCACTGCATCCATACTTATGAACTCTTCTACATACCCGGGCATGATATCTGGCAAGTTCGGAGGCACACCAGGGGCCATGCATAAGCATCCGAACATCAAGTTAAAACGTACTTCTTCTTGGGGTTTGCAATTTAAAGCTCCAGCAAAGGTAAATACTACAAAAGTAGGTGCTATGGATTGGAGTATGGTCGACCCGGGTCCAAACATGGTTTCGGATCTTGGTGTAGAAAGAATGATTCAAGATGGTCTTATATTCCAAGAAAAAATTTGTATTAGGGTATATGAAGCAGGGCCAGATAGAAAAGCTTCCGTAGAAACACTCATGAACCATTTGCTG GAAACAAGCGTTAATCATATGAAGAAAACTGGAGTCATACATGACGGGCTTGTGTCAGAGGAGATGTCCAAGCACAACCTAATGTGGGTGTTGAAAAAAATCCAAATGGTTGTGGATCGTTATCCAAAGTG GGGCGATATTGTTCAGATTGATACTTGGAAAACCACGCATGGAAAAAATGGTGTGTGTTGTAATTTGACATTCCGTGATTGCAAAACTGGCGAGATATTAGTAAGAGCTTCAAG CTTTTGGCTGATAATGAATAAAAAGACAAGAAAGTTATCCAAATTCCCAAATGAAGTTCGAGCTAAATTGGAAAAATTCTTTGTAAATAAACCACCTTTAGTCGAACAAGCAACTAGAACATGGTCAAGAAGTGAGGATAACATTAATGAACACATTTGCAAAGGTTTAAAG GCAAGATGGACCGATTTAGATATTAGCCACCATGTGAACCATGTGAAATATATTGGGTTGATCCTTGAG AGTGTTCCCAAGACCATTATAGAGAGGTACGAGATTGATAGCATGACACTAGATTACTATCAAGAGTTTACAAAGGAGAATATACTACAATCCTTCACTTATATATTGACCAACGACAATGCCAAAATGTCTAATTTTGACATCATTGATTGCCAACATTTGCTTCaatttgagattgacggtgacaATAGTAATATCATGAAAGGAATGACTAGATGGCGGCTGAAACCTGGGAAAAAGTAA